The following proteins are co-located in the Cyanobacteria bacterium GSL.Bin1 genome:
- a CDS encoding DUF1818 family protein, producing MDRILKKAPGWRLGWNPYATTYKGLVGSDEWAIELTTTEFQDFCRLLLQLATTMETMAQELVEEERIACEAESDQVWLEVEGYPHSFSLRLILQTGRGAEGNWSATAVPELITAVQNFSMG from the coding sequence ATGGATCGCATTCTGAAAAAAGCACCGGGTTGGCGGCTGGGTTGGAATCCTTATGCCACCACCTATAAAGGCTTAGTCGGTAGTGATGAATGGGCGATTGAATTAACGACAACAGAATTTCAGGATTTTTGTCGCTTATTATTGCAACTGGCGACCACCATGGAAACTATGGCGCAAGAATTGGTTGAGGAAGAGAGAATTGCGTGCGAAGCGGAATCAGACCAAGTTTGGCTAGAAGTGGAAGGCTATCCCCATTCCTTTTCCCTGCGCTTGATTCTCCAAACGGGGCGTGGCGCAGAAGGGAATTGGTCAGCCACTGCGGTTCCAGAATTGATTACAGCGGTGCAGAATTTTTCTATGGGTTAA
- the ftsY gene encoding signal recognition particle-docking protein FtsY, with protein sequence MVFNWFRRQFNEQEEQTSQSDVSSETASEQEEVSSEEPALNTEETQEVATEETPTEVEESPVASEETSSASAATPTWLQQSGGLEKLKESAIDDTPEPEPKPEPEPEPVAAAPVSEEDEETTWSAQVLANQGRKPEDISEEEISWLKQLRRGLGKTRRNFLNQLKAAVGKGPLNDDAVMEIEALLLQADVGIEATDYIIETLQAKMREEALPLESAIAYLKEIVQDILERPFQNKDTPVTFAPEKDQLNIWLITGVNGAGKTTTIGKLAHLGQKSDYRCLIAAADTFRAAAVEQVKAWGDRANTEVVANPGKNTDPAAVVYDAITKAQNKGTELLLVDTAGRLQNKKNLMEELSKIRKVIDKKAPDAKIESLLVIDASLGQNGLKQAEAFTEVARLSGVVLTKLDGSSKGGVALAISKQLNLPIRFVGAGEGIEDLRPFSSYEFAEALLS encoded by the coding sequence ATGGTTTTTAACTGGTTTCGTCGTCAATTTAATGAACAAGAGGAACAAACCTCTCAATCTGATGTTTCGTCAGAAACAGCGTCAGAACAAGAAGAAGTTTCCTCAGAGGAACCGGCGTTAAATACAGAGGAAACACAAGAAGTCGCAACAGAAGAAACCCCGACTGAGGTGGAGGAATCTCCGGTTGCCAGTGAGGAAACCAGTAGCGCCTCCGCTGCCACTCCCACTTGGTTGCAACAATCAGGAGGATTGGAGAAGCTCAAAGAAAGCGCGATCGACGATACGCCAGAACCAGAACCAAAACCTGAGCCGGAACCGGAACCCGTTGCTGCAGCCCCTGTCAGTGAGGAAGATGAAGAAACCACTTGGTCAGCACAAGTGCTAGCTAATCAAGGGCGGAAACCGGAAGACATTTCAGAAGAAGAAATTAGCTGGTTAAAACAGTTGCGGAGGGGGTTAGGGAAAACGCGCCGTAATTTCCTCAATCAATTAAAAGCAGCGGTTGGAAAAGGACCCCTCAATGATGATGCAGTAATGGAAATTGAAGCCCTGCTGCTGCAAGCGGATGTGGGGATTGAAGCGACAGATTACATCATCGAAACCTTACAGGCGAAAATGCGCGAAGAAGCGTTACCGTTAGAGAGCGCGATCGCGTATTTAAAAGAAATTGTCCAAGACATTCTAGAACGTCCGTTCCAAAATAAAGATACCCCCGTCACCTTTGCCCCAGAAAAAGACCAGCTCAATATCTGGTTAATTACAGGTGTGAATGGGGCAGGAAAAACCACCACCATTGGTAAACTGGCTCATCTCGGTCAAAAATCGGATTATCGCTGTCTGATTGCCGCAGCCGATACCTTCCGGGCGGCAGCAGTGGAACAAGTCAAAGCTTGGGGCGATCGCGCCAATACTGAAGTCGTTGCAAATCCGGGAAAAAATACCGATCCCGCAGCGGTGGTGTACGATGCCATAACTAAAGCCCAAAATAAAGGCACAGAACTGCTCTTAGTAGACACCGCTGGGCGCTTACAAAACAAGAAAAACTTGATGGAAGAGTTGAGCAAAATCCGCAAAGTCATTGACAAAAAAGCCCCTGATGCCAAGATTGAATCGCTCCTGGTCATTGATGCTAGCTTAGGGCAAAATGGGTTGAAGCAAGCGGAAGCCTTTACCGAAGTCGCCCGTTTAAGCGGTGTGGTTTTGACTAAACTGGATGGTAGTTCTAAAGGGGGGGTCGCCCTAGCGATTTCCAAACAACTCAATCTTCCCATTCGCTTTGTTGGTGCCGGTGAAGGCATTGAAGATTTACGTCCCTTTTCCAGTTATGAGTTTGCTGAAGCCCTGTTAAGCTAA
- a CDS encoding DNA-directed RNA polymerase subunit omega, translating to MYKRSSFNSDEIVQRAEQLMNAASNRYRITVQVAKRAKRRRSEDKAQDNLEDPLMTPPIRAIIEMSDELTQPEIIGE from the coding sequence ATGTATAAACGTTCCTCTTTTAACTCGGATGAGATTGTCCAACGGGCTGAACAGTTAATGAATGCTGCGTCCAATCGCTATCGGATTACGGTGCAAGTGGCAAAACGCGCCAAGCGTCGTCGTAGTGAAGATAAAGCGCAAGACAATCTCGAAGATCCCTTAATGACGCCTCCCATCCGTGCCATTATTGAAATGTCGGATGAACTGACTCAACCGGAAATTATTGGGGAGTAA
- a CDS encoding biotin--[acetyl-CoA-carboxylase] ligase, which translates to MIEAYHWQEQVFPWSHYRELASTNHTAWQLLEKGHSSPLIVTADQQTAGKGQWGRQWASAAGGLYLSLLLTPQMKVEQPSHLTIASVFGVTELLNCYQIPVQIKWLNDIFLERKKLGGVLTETRIHNQQLKAVVIGIGINWSNPVPERGIALKDYLNENKITANLNLSPSLKRELMVSYLPVQLTDLTDLKYIILAGLLWGYQCYSQAGLREILPQYEARLLS; encoded by the coding sequence ATGATTGAAGCTTACCATTGGCAAGAACAAGTTTTCCCTTGGTCTCATTATCGAGAGCTAGCCTCAACGAATCATACGGCTTGGCAACTCTTAGAAAAGGGACACTCCTCTCCTTTAATTGTCACGGCTGACCAGCAAACTGCAGGCAAAGGACAATGGGGAAGGCAATGGGCATCAGCAGCAGGGGGACTTTATTTATCTTTACTACTGACTCCACAAATGAAAGTCGAACAACCGTCTCATCTCACAATTGCTAGTGTATTTGGGGTGACAGAACTTCTCAACTGCTATCAAATTCCAGTGCAAATTAAATGGTTAAATGATATTTTCCTAGAGCGGAAAAAATTAGGAGGCGTTTTAACAGAAACTCGCATTCACAATCAACAACTGAAAGCCGTTGTAATTGGTATTGGCATTAATTGGAGTAATCCAGTTCCTGAGAGAGGAATCGCCTTAAAAGATTATCTAAATGAAAATAAAATCACAGCAAATCTTAATTTATCTCCCAGTTTAAAGAGGGAATTGATGGTTTCCTACTTGCCAGTGCAACTAACTGATTTAACGGATTTAAAGTATATTATTCTGGCTGGTTTACTATGGGGCTACCAATGTTACTCTCAAGCAGGACTGAGGGAAATTTTACCTCAATATGAAGCCCGGCTTCTCAGTTGA
- the nusB gene encoding transcription antitermination protein NusB, with amino-acid sequence MKRKQPRRVARELALLSQGQMGKDPEKISQQELHSIVLAAIRTLTHEVEEAIENAAQELKRGRDRLLSSETRATTMNSAKTMVSDAVDLTQTAINRLGYAVELPEFLYIANLQEVRDYTLQLLTTIVEHRQEIDDAIRASLVDWNFDRLPKIDRSLLRIAVAEMVFLETPVQIAINEAVELGKRYSDEEGYRFINGVLRRVSKNLELPSSSARA; translated from the coding sequence ATGAAACGAAAACAACCGCGTCGGGTCGCCCGCGAGCTGGCTCTCTTAAGTCAAGGTCAAATGGGGAAAGACCCCGAAAAAATTTCTCAGCAAGAGTTACATAGCATTGTACTCGCTGCCATTCGCACGCTGACTCATGAAGTTGAAGAAGCCATTGAAAATGCGGCACAAGAGTTAAAGCGAGGGCGAGATCGCTTACTGAGTAGTGAAACCCGCGCCACAACAATGAATAGTGCCAAGACGATGGTTTCGGATGCGGTTGACTTAACCCAAACGGCGATCAATCGTCTGGGATATGCTGTGGAATTACCAGAATTTCTCTACATTGCCAATTTACAAGAAGTACGGGACTATACCCTGCAACTGTTAACCACGATTGTTGAGCATCGCCAGGAAATTGATGATGCCATTCGGGCTTCTCTAGTGGATTGGAATTTTGATCGCCTCCCGAAAATTGACCGCTCGCTGCTACGAATTGCCGTTGCAGAAATGGTCTTTTTAGAGACGCCGGTACAAATTGCAATCAATGAAGCAGTGGAGTTAGGAAAACGGTATTCTGATGAAGAAGGGTATCGTTTTATTAATGGTGTTTTACGGCGCGTGAGCAAAAATTTAGAGTTACCCTCGTCATCGGCTCGCGCTTGA